The proteins below come from a single Rosa rugosa chromosome 2, drRosRugo1.1, whole genome shotgun sequence genomic window:
- the LOC133727841 gene encoding uncharacterized protein LOC133727841 has translation MIRRADTDRPSLHLVYEWWDSMIEQVKKAIYRKERKQPHQESPFWDAVYKVLMARWSKSNTSLNCLAHSLNPKYYSSEWLSEDTNRVAPHKDLEITRERKNCILRYFANEDDRRKVNIEFANFSMCMQEFGSGDAMKDRFIMQPITWWAVHGASAPSLQAIAFKVLGQPCSSSCCERNWSTYNFIHSVRRNKITPQRAEDLVFVHTNLRILARRSPSYNESATQMWDVGGDEFDSLEETNVGRLEIANLSLDEPQLEGVLFEDEDLEDVVQVE, from the exons ATGATCAGGAGAGCAGACACTGATAGACCTTCTCTTCATTTGGTGTATGAATGGTGGGATAGTATGATTGAGCAAGTGAAGAAAGCTATCTATAGGAAAGAAAGGAAGCAACCTCATCAAGAGTCTCCATTTTGGGATGCGGTGTATAAGGTTCTAATGGCTCGTTGGTCCAAGAGCAATACTTCTCTCAATTGCTTGGCACATTCATTGAATCCGAA GTATTATAGTTCGGAATGGCTTAGTGAAGATACTAATCGTGTTGCTCCCCACAAAGATTTAGAGATTACAAGGGAGAGGAAAAATTGTATCCTTAGATACTTTGCCAATGAAGATGATCGAAGGAAAGTTAACATAGAATTTGCCAATTTTTCTATGTGCATGCAAGAGTTTGGAAGTGGAGATGCTATGAAGGATAGGTTTATTATGCAGCCTATAACATGGTGGGCTGTCCATGGAGCTTCGGCACCATCTCTCCAAGCCATAGCCTTCAAGGTTCTAGGTCAACCTTGTTCTTCTTCATGTTGTGAAAGAAATTGGAGTACTTACAATTTCATTCACTCTGTGAGGAGGAACAAGATAACACCACAAAGAGCGGAAGATTTGGTGTTTGTGCATACCAATCTTCGCATTTTAGCTAGAAGAAGCCCAAGTTATAATGAGAGTGCAACTCAAATGTGGGATGTTGGAGGTGATGAGTTTGATTCTTTGGAAGAGACTAATGTTGGAAGGCTTGAGATTGCTAACCTTTCACTTGATGAACCACAATTAGAGGGGGTTTTGTTTGAAGATGAAGACCTTGAGGATGTTGTCCAAGTTGAATGA
- the LOC133731131 gene encoding receptor-like protein EIX2: protein MFDCHKLDRTLNLVNSIDFSSNNLEGVIPEEISSLRLLGTLNLSRNQLTGNIPSKIGNLRWLETLDLSHNHLSGQIPQSFSSLTSLAHLNLSFNNLSGRIPSGNQLQTLNDSSIYEHNPSLCGVPLSTVCPGDGALAPADLDDGDHNDDDTDENGKFGIYVSAVLGFIIGFWSVCGTLVMKKSWRYAYFRFFDNIKERAALAIALRVARWQRKT from the exons ATGTTTGATTGTCATAAACTA GACAGGACTCTGAATTTGGTGAATAGCATTGATTTCTCATCAAATAACTTAGAAGGTGTAATCCCTGAAGAAATAAGCAGCCTCAGACTCTTGGGAACGTTGAATTTGTCAAGAAATCAACTAACTGGAAACATTCCCTCAAAGATTGGAAACTTGCGGTGGCTGGAAACTCTTGATCTCTCACACAATCACCTCTCGGGGCAGATTCCTCAAAGTTTCTCTTCATTGACCTCTTTGGCTCACTTGAACTTGTCTTTCAACAACTTGTCTGGAAGAATTCCTTCAGGCAACCAACTTCAAACACTCAATGATTCATCCATTTACGAACACAATCCATCCTTGTGTGGGGTTCCTCTTTCAACTGTCTGCCCGGGAGATGGCGCACTCGCACCAGCTGACCTTGATGATGGTGATCATAATGATGATGATACTGATGAGAATGGGAAGTTTGGTATCTATGTTAGCGCTGTCCTCGGCTTCATCATAGGCTTCTGGAGTGTTTGTGGCACATTGGTTATGAAGAAATCATGGAGGTATGCCTATTTTCGATTCTTTGATAACATAAAGGAGAGGGCAGCATTAGCAATTGCATTGAGAGTGGCTCGTTGGCAAAGGAAGacttga
- the LOC133731132 gene encoding uncharacterized protein At4g02000-like → MNLWRFAKGLAVKSLDDNLFLFRFHFLEDLNSVLQKEPWSYAGNLLLMERVVSSTSISNVKLSHVSLWVHVHKLPWLKMTDPMAKLIGDTLGVFLDVDRDRDFGCIGGTMKIRVRWDVSRPLCRKTVIELDDTGDTELEFSYERVPGFCAFCGLLTHWTANCPWRRYHPPNKEDFLFQEVLKANHRQTVSRRFPRSIPASDSVNQLPSPSKSDVGDTHLRETAPAKVTAVATETIAAAHAFV, encoded by the exons ATGAACCTTTGGAGGTTTGCAAAGGGTTTGGCAGTGAAATCACTTGATGACAATCTCTTCCTATTTCGTTTTCACTTTCTTGAAGATTTGAACTCTGTTCTTCAAAAGGAACCGTGGTCTTATGCTGGTAATTTGTTATTGATGGAGCGGGTTGTTTCTTCCACTTCAATTAGCAATGTCAAACTATCTCATGTTTCGCTCTGGGTTCATGTACATAAACTACCATGGCTTAAAATGACTGATCCGATGGCAAAGCTGATTGGAGATACCCTGGGAGTCTTCCTTGATGTTGATCGGGACAGAGATTTTGGTTGTATTGGAGGGACTATGAAGATCCGAGTAAGATGGGATGTATCTAGACCTCTTTGCCGGAAGACTGTGATCGAATTGGATGACACAGGGGATACAGAATTAGAATTCTCTTATGAGCGGGTTCCAGGCTTCTGTGCTTTTTGTGGATTGCTTACTCACTGGACGGCTAATTGTCCATGGCGCAGATACCATCCTCcaaataaagaagattttctgtTCCAGGAAGTTCTGAAGGCAAATCACCGTCAGACTGTGTCTCGTCGGTTTCCAAGAAGTATACCAGCAAGTGATTCTGTTAACCAATTGCCATCTCCATCAAAGTCTGATGTTGGTGACACTCACCTTCGGGAGACGGCACCGGCAAAGGTTACGGCGGTAGCCACGGAGACCATAGCTGCT GCCCATGCCTTTGTTTGA